A stretch of Coccidioides posadasii str. Silveira chromosome 2, complete sequence DNA encodes these proteins:
- the SDS23_1 gene encoding cell separation during budding (EggNog:ENOG410PITU~COG:C~BUSCO:7390at33183), with protein MPPSPRARRPSVTQAALQSLIDNPPAHNGADPAFSGRNWTQISVEELVNPEDCHFVEADMTIEDATNRLIECEAPSLLIRESAEQNSAIGTFDYADLNAYLLLVVGITKPDDEHAASLEELGRKARTGERILLREVKNLRPKEPLTTLPSNVSLTKAVEAFGGGVHSVVVVKENSSEVLGSFNQWRLVKFLWENARSFPVIEQLYPQYLRELGLGSQDVISINGDRPLCNALELMNNEGVSSVAVVDNQFNVVGNISVVDVKLLTQSTSLPLLRDTCIHFISVILSTRGLNEGKDSFPVFHVNPQSTLAHTVAKLVATRSHRMWVTDPQSPSSSGPSTPAHSSVHVPLSNQNNIVSGSTAGSTIGAQVSSPRLHSTSSSPSSPPLPQSALPHHPTPIAPSQSSPGIYPASLSSAIPASALPGARLSGRLVGVVSLTDILNLYARASGLKPADPSDIRSRRRRSSSCSVGVRKSGDIGREIWNRTGF; from the exons ATGCCACCTTCACCGCGCGCGCGTCGGCCGTCCGTAACGCAGGCTGCTTTACAGAGTCTCATTGACAATCCTCCGGCCCATAATGGTGCGGACCCAGCTTTTTCAGGGCGAAACTGGACGCAGATATCCGTTGAGGAGCTGGTGAATCCGGAGGATTGTCATTTTGTGGAGGCGGATATGACGATTGAGGATGCTACGAAT CGGCTGATCGAATGCGAAGCGCCCTCGCTCCTAATTCGAGAATCCGCAGAGCAAAATTCAGCTATCGGAACATTCGATTATGCAGATCTCAACGCTTATCTGCTGCTAGTGGTTGGCATAACCAAACCAGATGACGAGCATGCTGCATCGCTTGAAGAACTTGGGAGGAAAGCTAGAACAGGGGAGAGAATTCTATTAAGAGAAGTCAAGAACTTAAGGCCGAAGGAGCCCCTGACGACGCTACCGTCAAACGTGAGCTTAACAAAAGCTGTAGAGGCGTTTGGTGGAGGTGTACATAGCGTGGTCGTGGTGAAAGAGAATTCTTCTGAGGTCCTGGGTTCCTTCAATCAATGGAGACTTGTGAAATTCCTATGGGAGAATGCCAGGAGTTTCCCCGTCATAGAGCAGCTGTATCCGCAATATTTGCGAGAATTAGGTCTTGGTTCTCAGGATGTCATATCTATCAA TGGAGATCGACCGTTATGCAATGCATTAGAGCTCATGAATAATGAGGGTGTGTCATCTGTTGCGGTTGTTGATAATCAATTTAACGTGGTCGGCAATATCTCGGTGGTAGATGTCAAA CTTCTAACGCAGTCTACGTCGCTCCCTCTGCTTCGCGATACTTGCATCCACTTTATCTCCGTTATCTTATCGACACGAGGCTTAAACGAAGGAAAGGATTCGTTCCCAGTTTTTCACGTAAACCCTCAGTCGACTTTGGCACACACCGTCGCCAAGCTGGTCGCTACTCGGTCCCACAG AATGTGGGTCACTGATCCTCAATCTCCCTCGTCTTCAGGCCCATCAACTCCTGCACACTCCTCCGTTCACGTACCTCTCTCTAATCAGAACAATATTGTTTCCGGATCTACGGCGGGCAGCACAATTGGAGCTCAAGTATCTTCCCCCAGATTACACTCCACTTCAAGCAGTCCATCGTCTCCACCTCTCCCACAGTCCGCTCTGCCCCATCATCCCACCCCTATAGCCCCCTCCCAGAGTTCACCAGGCATATACCCCGCGTCCCTATCCTCGGCAATACCTGCCTCAGCTCTTCCAGGTGCTCGGCTCTCAGGCCGCCTTGTCGGGGTGGTCAGTCTAACGGACATTCTGAATCTGTACGCCCGGGCCAGTGGGCTTAAACCAGCAGATCCGAGCGATATCCGCAGCCGGCGGCGACGAAGCAGTAGCTGCAGCGTTGGAGTACGGAAGAGTGGGGATATCGGTAGAGAGATCTGGAATCGCACCGGCTTCTGA
- a CDS encoding uncharacterized protein (EggNog:ENOG410PIZ1~COG:S~BUSCO:6820at33183) produces the protein MAKDPLPNSSMSMESQLCETSDERRGRARGNFHRVEKYLVSFLGWAHPKVARADPRHHTVWLFNSTAFQPRTQTRLDHPDTWQTEVVAAIFEKHSRQDLGKLIALIADLVGLDGKAGEDPVVRQRIAERLQPFVSEVAPARFVELDVALTPADGNKYKLNPSNPHGIISHAIRIGSYQFIKDGTVISSSLSNWPQPVTMSTTFAAPEGWLVVSDIDDTIKYTMTPDAIGILRTTFAEEPKSVRGMPQLYVHVQNQLQPTWFYLSASPYNLYPFLRSFLEQNYPPGTMILRENSWQSLAGLLKSFTQATQEYKTHRMQKVQRWFPKRKILCIGDSTQSDPEAYAEMYEKHGPWIKAIFIRKVMGLPNMEEKNSPERFDKAFEKVPRTVWRVFEDPEELYGPVNELHHLYPSRQ, from the exons ATGGCGAAAGACCCGTTGCCAAACTCCTCTATGAGCATGGAAAGCCAGTTGTGTGAGACCAGCGACGAGAGGCGCGGTCGTGCTAGGGGCAATTTTCACCGGGTTGAGA AATACCTCGTCTCCTTCTTGGGTTGGGCACACCCAAAGGTGGCTCGTGCGGACCCTCGACATCATACCGTCTGGCTTTTCAACAGTACGGCCTTCCAGCCTCGAACGCAGACCCGCCTGGATCATCCTGACACATGGCAAACCGAGGTGGTAGCTGCGATATTTGAAAAGCATAGCCGTCAGGATCTAGGGAAACTGATCGCTCTCATCGCCGACCTGGTTGGCTTGGACGGAAAAGCTGGCGAAGACCCCGTGGTCCGTCAACGGATAGCAGAACGACTTCAACCGTTTGTTAGCGAAGTTGCGCCCGCTCGATTCGTAGAACTAGATGTCGCCCTCACGCCCGCCGATGGGAATAAGTATAAACTCAATCCTTCCAACCCACACGGTATCATATCACACGCAATCCGTATAGGATCCTACCAATTTATCAAAGATGGCACTGTCATATCGTCGTCACTGAGCAACTGGCCTCAACCCGTAACGATGAGCACCACCTTTGCGGCCCCAGAGGGCTGGCTGGTTGTTTCCGATATTGACGACACCATCAAATACACCATGACCCCAGACGCGATTGGGATTCTCCGAACCACCTTTGCGGAAGAACCGAAATCCGTACGTGGCATGCCTCAGCTTTATGTTCACGTCCAAAATCAGCTCCAGCCAACATGGTTCTATCTATCCGCATCTCCCTATAACCTCTATCCGTTCCTGCGCTCGTTCCTTGAGCAGAACTATCCGCCGGGCACCATGATACTGCGTGAAAACTCGTGGCAGTCTCTAGCAGGCTTACTGAAATCATTCACGCAGGCGACACAAGAATACAAAACCCACCGCATGCAAAAGGTTCAGCGCTGGTTTCCAAAAAGAAAGATCTTGTGTATTGGAGATTCGACCCAGAGCGATCCGGAGGCATATGCAGAGATGTATGAGAAACACGGTCCATGGATCAAAGCTATATTCATCAGGAAGGTGATGGGCTTGCCCAAtatggaagagaaaaacagcCCGGAGAGGTTTGACAAAGCGTTTGAGAAAGTTCCTCGAACGGTGTGGAGAGTATTTGAGGATCCAGAAGAGCTATATGGGCCCGTCAACGAGCTGCACCACCTTTACCCTTCGAGGCAATAA
- the SDS23_1 gene encoding cell separation during budding, variant 2 (EggNog:ENOG410PITU~COG:C~BUSCO:7390at33183), with product MADKRKSTASDTYKDSAISSPRSSFDSRSPSTSHFRINSLSGASPHRHSLSESFRIMPPSPRARRPSVTQAALQSLIDNPPAHNGADPAFSGRNWTQISVEELVNPEDCHFVEADMTIEDATNRLIECEAPSLLIRESAEQNSAIGTFDYADLNAYLLLVVGITKPDDEHAASLEELGRKARTGERILLREVKNLRPKEPLTTLPSNVSLTKAVEAFGGGVHSVVVVKENSSEVLGSFNQWRLVKFLWENARSFPVIEQLYPQYLRELGLGSQDVISINGDRPLCNALELMNNEGVSSVAVVDNQFNVVGNISVVDVKLLTQSTSLPLLRDTCIHFISVILSTRGLNEGKDSFPVFHVNPQSTLAHTVAKLVATRSHRMWVTDPQSPSSSGPSTPAHSSVHVPLSNQNNIVSGSTAGSTIGAQVSSPRLHSTSSSPSSPPLPQSALPHHPTPIAPSQSSPGIYPASLSSAIPASALPGARLSGRLVGVVSLTDILNLYARASGLKPADPSDIRSRRRRSSSCSVGVRKSGDIGREIWNRTGF from the exons ATGGCAGATAAACGCAAGTCCACAGCATCAGACACGTATAAAGACTCTGCTATCTCCTCTCCTCGTTCAAGCTTTGATTCCCGATCTCCGTCCACATCTCATTTTCGCATCAATTCCctttctggagcttctccACACCGCCATAGCCTCTCAGAATCGTTTCGCATTATGCCACCTTCACCGCGCGCGCGTCGGCCGTCCGTAACGCAGGCTGCTTTACAGAGTCTCATTGACAATCCTCCGGCCCATAATGGTGCGGACCCAGCTTTTTCAGGGCGAAACTGGACGCAGATATCCGTTGAGGAGCTGGTGAATCCGGAGGATTGTCATTTTGTGGAGGCGGATATGACGATTGAGGATGCTACGAAT CGGCTGATCGAATGCGAAGCGCCCTCGCTCCTAATTCGAGAATCCGCAGAGCAAAATTCAGCTATCGGAACATTCGATTATGCAGATCTCAACGCTTATCTGCTGCTAGTGGTTGGCATAACCAAACCAGATGACGAGCATGCTGCATCGCTTGAAGAACTTGGGAGGAAAGCTAGAACAGGGGAGAGAATTCTATTAAGAGAAGTCAAGAACTTAAGGCCGAAGGAGCCCCTGACGACGCTACCGTCAAACGTGAGCTTAACAAAAGCTGTAGAGGCGTTTGGTGGAGGTGTACATAGCGTGGTCGTGGTGAAAGAGAATTCTTCTGAGGTCCTGGGTTCCTTCAATCAATGGAGACTTGTGAAATTCCTATGGGAGAATGCCAGGAGTTTCCCCGTCATAGAGCAGCTGTATCCGCAATATTTGCGAGAATTAGGTCTTGGTTCTCAGGATGTCATATCTATCAA TGGAGATCGACCGTTATGCAATGCATTAGAGCTCATGAATAATGAGGGTGTGTCATCTGTTGCGGTTGTTGATAATCAATTTAACGTGGTCGGCAATATCTCGGTGGTAGATGTCAAA CTTCTAACGCAGTCTACGTCGCTCCCTCTGCTTCGCGATACTTGCATCCACTTTATCTCCGTTATCTTATCGACACGAGGCTTAAACGAAGGAAAGGATTCGTTCCCAGTTTTTCACGTAAACCCTCAGTCGACTTTGGCACACACCGTCGCCAAGCTGGTCGCTACTCGGTCCCACAG AATGTGGGTCACTGATCCTCAATCTCCCTCGTCTTCAGGCCCATCAACTCCTGCACACTCCTCCGTTCACGTACCTCTCTCTAATCAGAACAATATTGTTTCCGGATCTACGGCGGGCAGCACAATTGGAGCTCAAGTATCTTCCCCCAGATTACACTCCACTTCAAGCAGTCCATCGTCTCCACCTCTCCCACAGTCCGCTCTGCCCCATCATCCCACCCCTATAGCCCCCTCCCAGAGTTCACCAGGCATATACCCCGCGTCCCTATCCTCGGCAATACCTGCCTCAGCTCTTCCAGGTGCTCGGCTCTCAGGCCGCCTTGTCGGGGTGGTCAGTCTAACGGACATTCTGAATCTGTACGCCCGGGCCAGTGGGCTTAAACCAGCAGATCCGAGCGATATCCGCAGCCGGCGGCGACGAAGCAGTAGCTGCAGCGTTGGAGTACGGAAGAGTGGGGATATCGGTAGAGAGATCTGGAATCGCACCGGCTTCTGA
- a CDS encoding uncharacterized protein (EggNog:ENOG410Q5CJ) yields the protein MTSFFSPKSRFKTRSNPSLRENIGHTDHVNGDHFGSFSGKSTFSKMRKKRPPPINISVGNGNVILTSATPTSRVIHADSQWPTTPETPHTGTGCANPRCIERESGLRSFLKSEFDRSVHPWLQSTSTLNPSPPPKRCFPMAELPGSAHGPRSVELHTPSTPQRQSFEHAVGSHLESPLNLTSKSTLPDQPAGLAFEYGRPSASMHNGRQALELKHAQQDKSLSGNESRPSSSGKSGVCTQDRIDRMKSEYELQLDQQKNEICSLLELHETRMAILCDFISERHGTGVNERRDSSQNCSLHKVFQLVNEQKQRVLNTPADDATKASQSLQIQKLQAHAADLVAQIAHRDRKLQSYKAESRTLKEQLRQEIKEKDAQISILNSKVTQLLNMGPSLFPASPAAHRVEKELPSPGRCSGRSGEKSKRQLGNIPRTPSAVTAAGSRGPITSVEASRAGHLLSHNREGKQRRSTVT from the exons ATGAcctctttcttttccccaaAGTCAAGATTCAAAACTCGATCTAACCCATCCTTGCGTGAAAATATCGGTCATACAGACCACGTAAATGGTGACCACTTCGGTTCTTTCAGTGGTAAATCTACGTTTTCCAagatgagaaagaaaaggccaCCTCCGATAAATATCTCAGTTGGAAACGGGAACGTGATCTTGACAAGTGCTACTCCCACGTCAAGAGTAATACATGCGGATTCCCAATGGCCAACTACTCCGGAAACGCCACATACTGGTACTGGATGCGCAAATCCCAGATGCATAGAACGAGAATCGGGCCTTCGTTCTTTCTTGAAGTCAGAGTTTGACCGCTCAGTGCATCCGTGGCTGCAATCGACGTCAACATTGAATCCCTCGCCTCCTCCTAAGCGATGTTTTCCCATGGCGGAGCTGCCGGGCTCTGCACATGGGCCTAGGAGCGTGGAGCTACATACCCCATCAACACCACAGAGACAATCATTTGAGCATGCAGTCGGCAGCCATTTGGAGTCTCCTTTAAACTTGACTTCGAAGTCGACCCTTCCAGATCAGCCTGCTGGGCTTGCATTCGAGTATGGCCGTCCGAGTGCATCTATGCACAACGGCAGACAGGCCCTAGAGTTGAAGCATGCTCAGCAAGATAAGTCTCTGTCAGGAAATGAGTCTCGACCTAGCTCATCAGGAAAATCG GGGGTCTGCACACAGGATCGCATCGATCGCATGAAATCTGAATACGAGCTTCAACTAGATCAACAAAAAAACGAGATTTGTAGCCTATTGGAACTTCATGAGACGCGGATGGCTATTTTATGTGACTTCATCTCTGAACGTCACGGGACCGGAGTGAACGAGCGTAGAGACTCTTCTCAAAACTGTTCCCTGCACAAGGTTTTCCAGCTCGTCAATGAGCAGAAGCAGCGCGTCCTAAACACTCCGGCGGATGATGCGACGAAAGCTTCACAATCACTGCAGATCCAGAAGCTACAAGCTCATGCGGCAGACCTTGTGGCCCAGATAGCACACAGAGATCGAAAGCTTCAATCTTACAAGGCGGAATCTAGGACGTTAAAAGAGCAGCTCCGGCAGGAGATCAAGGAGAAAGATGCTCAGATTAGCATTTTGAACTCGAAAGTAACTCAACTGTTGAATATGGGACCTTCGCTGTTTCCAGCATCCCCAGCGGCCCATCGAGTTGAAAAAGAACTACCCTCGCCAGGCCGTTGCAGCGGGAGGAGTGGAGAGAAATCGAAGCGGCAGCTGGGGAACATTCCGCGTACTCCCAGCGCGGTGACAGCCGCTGGTTCTCGCGGACCCATTACATCGGTCGAGGCAAGCCGTGCCGGACATCTGTTATCCCATAATCGTGAAGGCAAGCAGCGACGGTCGACGGTCACATAG
- a CDS encoding uncharacterized protein (EggNog:ENOG410PT2B~COG:S~BUSCO:10242at33183): MASGRINFKSNYDQASGQMFTEFVVPARMITDASCSKGAAWVHDSPFLPPSTIICPEVGANSLKVCAMRQFLSDQRCLTVDHFNPIPPTLAADLLRFLKQSKLLTLHLWKIFATTHPQELVKEDSAYRFKPLLIQMPMRKYFSLITSDSFCWQTVMSISIDAVDLGELVDISRISNLVYLRITGSRRRRQWPQNTFVNDRVIKTWSEAACAGKAFKYLRGLILDSSCDLTINAFPYLDRFPALSLLVLEGRLRVEGKGLLEAGDRHGWQASTLPHGEFSFEDFKASCTNGEERQKPSIYSKNDLSLPTLHFQIGCSGDSLNEVTMIYHFRREPKITDPKLGSSKKVARLTRTDKFPGISKPRRPLKVKASKGKDISGLLADFG, encoded by the exons ATGGCATCTGGGCGCATAAATTTCAAAAGCAATTATGACCAGGCCAGTGGGCAAATGTTTACAGAGTTCGTAGTGCCTGCCAGGATGATTACGGATGCATCATGCTCCAAAGGTGCAGCTTGGGTCCATGATTCTCCTTTCTTACCACCAAGTACGATAATATGCCCTGAAGTGGGTGCCAATTCTCTAAAAGTTTGTGCTATGCGGCAATTTCTGTCCGACCAGCGCTGCTTAACTGTGGACCATTTCAACCCGATTCCCCCGACGCTTGCGGCCGATCTATTAAGATTTCTAAAGCAGAG CAAATTGTTGACCCTACACTTGTGGAAAATATTCGCTACCACTCATCCGCAGGAGTTAGTAAAGGAAGACAGCGCCTATAGATTCAAGCCACTGCTCATACAAATGCCAATGCGCAAGTATTTCAGCTTAATAACATCTGATTCTTTCTGTTGGCAAACGGTCATGTCCATTTCCATTGACGCTGTGGACCTTGGTGAGCTAGTTGATATTTCCAGGATCTCCAACCTTGTCTATTTGAGAATAACGGGGTCCCGGCGAAGGCGGCAGTGGCCCCAAAACACCTTCGTGAATGATCGAGTGATCAAAACCTGGAGTGAAGCCGCGTGTGCGGGCAAAGCGTTCAAATATCTTCGTGGTTTGATCTTAGATTCTTCATGTGATCTCACAATCAATGCCTTTCCTTATCTGGACCGCTTTCCCGCCTTGTCTTTGCTTGTCCTGGAGGGACGCCTACGGGTTGAAGGCAAGGGCCTTCTAGAAGCTGGAGATCGCCATGGCTGGCAAGCGAGCACATTGCCTCATGGTGAATTCTCCTTTGAAGATTTCAAAGCATCGTGTACCAACGGGGAGGAGCGACAGAAACCATCGATCTACTCTAAAAACGATCTGTCTCTTCCGACATTACATTTTCAAATAGGCTGTTCTGGTGACAGCCTTAATGAAGTGACAATGATATATCATTTTCGCAGAGAGCCAAAAATTACTGATCCCAAGTTGGGATCTTCCAAGAAGGTTGCTAGATTGACGAGAACAGATAAATTTCCGGGAATAAGCAAACCCAGGCGGCCGCTCAAGGTCAAGGCTTCCAAAGGAAAAGATATAAGTGGCTTGCTCGCGGATTTCGGATAG